A window of the Egibacter rhizosphaerae genome harbors these coding sequences:
- a CDS encoding MraY family glycosyltransferase, which translates to MQLGVWGFAGAFLGALALSAALTPLALRVALARGALDVPGEHKSHTSPVPYFGGLAIAAAFTLAVAVAAVIRPPVNVEEILVILGVALALSVLGLLDDLRGLGPLVRLLAQTGAGLAVWAVGAGTVFAPWPWLNLLITVVWIVGVTNAINLLDNMDGLSAGIAGIAAVAFFGIAAVNGQFLVAGLAAALAGCAFGFLRHNFHPAKIYMGDAGSMFLGFLLAVVGIRLRLVETPQVLSVFVPVLVLGVAILDTTLVTVDRIRYGHNPLRGGRDHVSHRLIAIGLPVRAAVALIYAAGISLGWLAALLSRLDLTSGLMLVGFVLAAGVFAFALLATVPVYENSRQRRRMMRLVDESDDGGAA; encoded by the coding sequence ATGCAACTCGGGGTCTGGGGCTTCGCGGGCGCCTTCCTGGGGGCGTTGGCGCTCTCCGCGGCCTTGACGCCCCTCGCACTGCGCGTCGCGCTGGCCCGCGGGGCGCTCGACGTCCCCGGCGAGCACAAGTCACACACCTCACCGGTCCCGTACTTCGGGGGCCTCGCGATCGCCGCCGCGTTCACGCTCGCGGTCGCGGTCGCGGCGGTCATCCGGCCACCGGTCAACGTCGAGGAGATCCTCGTCATCCTGGGCGTCGCACTCGCCCTGTCGGTGCTCGGCCTGCTCGACGACCTCCGCGGACTCGGACCGCTGGTGCGGCTGCTGGCGCAGACCGGCGCGGGGCTCGCGGTATGGGCCGTCGGGGCCGGGACCGTGTTCGCGCCGTGGCCGTGGCTGAACCTACTCATCACGGTCGTCTGGATCGTCGGCGTCACGAACGCGATCAACCTGCTCGACAACATGGACGGGCTGTCCGCGGGCATCGCCGGGATCGCGGCCGTCGCGTTCTTCGGGATCGCGGCGGTCAACGGGCAGTTCCTCGTGGCGGGGCTGGCCGCAGCGCTCGCCGGCTGCGCCTTCGGCTTCCTGCGCCACAACTTCCATCCGGCCAAGATCTACATGGGCGACGCCGGCAGCATGTTCCTGGGGTTCCTGCTCGCGGTCGTCGGGATCCGCCTGCGCCTGGTAGAGACCCCACAGGTGCTCTCGGTGTTCGTGCCCGTGCTCGTGCTCGGAGTGGCGATCCTCGACACGACCCTGGTGACCGTGGATCGCATCCGGTACGGCCACAACCCGCTGCGGGGAGGCCGTGACCACGTGAGCCACCGACTCATCGCGATCGGGCTGCCCGTGCGAGCCGCCGTGGCGCTGATCTACGCGGCGGGGATCAGCCTCGGCTGGCTCGCCGCCCTGTTGAGCCGCCTCGACCTCACGAGCGGGCTCATGCTCGTGGGTTTCGTGCTCGCAGCCGGGGTGTTCGCCTTCGCGTTGCTCGCCACCGTCCCGGTCTACGAGAACAGCCGGCAACGGCGCCGCATGATGCGGCTGGTCGACGAGAGCGACGACGGCGGAGCCGCCTGA
- a CDS encoding NAD-dependent epimerase/dehydratase family protein, whose protein sequence is MRSLITGGAGFIGSHLAEALVARGEQVIVLDDLSTGRYDNVAPLLERGDVEFALGSILNADLVDDLVRRADRVFHLAAAVGVQLIVEQPLESLATNLRGSENVLEKAHKYDTPTLVTSTSEIYGKNTSDVLGEDDDRILGSPLKTRWSYSEAKAIEEVLAHTYWRQKGLRTVVTRLFNTVGPRQTGHYGMVIPRFVNQALRDEPLTVYGDGTQTRCFTHVADVVRALVDLAEHPDAPGTVFNVGSQDETSIAALAEQVIELSDSNSTVRYVPYDEAYEEGFEDMARRVPDTTRLEKLTGFAPTIDLDGIIRSVVADQRS, encoded by the coding sequence ATGCGATCACTCATTACCGGGGGAGCGGGCTTCATCGGCTCCCACCTCGCGGAGGCACTCGTCGCGCGCGGCGAGCAGGTCATCGTGCTCGACGACCTGTCGACCGGGCGCTACGACAACGTCGCACCGCTGCTAGAGCGCGGCGACGTGGAGTTCGCGCTCGGCTCGATCCTCAACGCGGACCTGGTCGACGACCTCGTGCGACGGGCCGACCGGGTGTTCCACCTCGCCGCAGCGGTGGGGGTTCAGCTGATCGTCGAGCAGCCGCTCGAGAGCCTCGCCACCAACCTCCGCGGGTCCGAGAACGTCCTCGAGAAGGCCCACAAGTACGACACGCCGACCCTGGTGACCTCGACCAGCGAGATCTACGGCAAGAACACCAGCGACGTGCTCGGCGAGGACGACGACCGCATCCTCGGCTCGCCGCTGAAGACGCGCTGGTCGTACAGCGAGGCCAAGGCCATCGAGGAGGTCCTCGCGCACACGTACTGGCGCCAGAAGGGCCTGCGGACCGTGGTCACGCGCCTGTTCAACACCGTGGGACCCCGCCAGACCGGCCACTACGGCATGGTGATCCCACGCTTCGTCAACCAGGCGCTGCGCGACGAACCGCTCACCGTGTACGGGGACGGGACGCAGACACGCTGCTTCACTCACGTCGCCGACGTCGTGCGCGCGCTCGTCGACCTCGCCGAGCACCCCGACGCGCCCGGCACGGTCTTCAACGTCGGCAGCCAGGATGAGACCTCGATCGCCGCTCTCGCCGAGCAGGTCATCGAGTTGTCGGACTCGAACAGCACGGTCCGGTACGTGCCCTATGACGAGGCCTACGAAGAGGGCTTCGAGGACATGGCGCGCCGAGTGCCCGACACGACCCGGCTGGAGAAGCTCACGGGCTTCGCGCCCACGATCGACCTCGACGGGATCATCCGCTCGGTCGTGGCCGACCAGCGCAGCTGA
- a CDS encoding glycosyltransferase, translated as MSVTQPARTRSRVGRLFGAFSCQREYARLLDEVDVAYVRLHPLVLPAVRAARRRRVRVVGELNGPWEDYLEAHPPLRLLEVPLRRWFRRVLAGLDALVVVTSQLAQWVRQFEPRAPEPRVVPNAADPGAFCPRPLDGPPFRVVYAGALWPWQGVEDLLTATARAEWPPNVELLVMGAGPLADQVRDTTARGPVRFLGAVEHSMVPQHLSGALCAVSPKTSHAAHGRVGQSAIKVYEALAAGVPVVVTDIPGQREPVEESGGGAVVPEGRPDRIAEAVARLVSDSEERQAMGRAGRAWIEQGNTWADRIALIEPLLRRPGTRDAR; from the coding sequence GTGAGCGTAACCCAGCCCGCGCGCACCCGAAGCCGGGTGGGCCGATTGTTCGGTGCCTTCTCATGCCAGCGCGAGTACGCCCGGCTTCTGGATGAGGTCGACGTGGCGTATGTGCGCCTGCACCCCCTCGTACTGCCTGCGGTGCGCGCCGCGAGGCGGCGCCGGGTGCGGGTGGTCGGCGAGCTGAACGGACCCTGGGAGGACTACCTCGAGGCCCACCCTCCGCTGCGACTGCTCGAGGTCCCGCTGCGTCGATGGTTCCGGCGCGTGCTTGCCGGCTTGGACGCCTTGGTGGTCGTGACCTCGCAGCTCGCACAATGGGTCCGGCAATTCGAGCCTCGCGCGCCCGAGCCCCGCGTGGTGCCCAATGCCGCGGACCCTGGCGCGTTCTGTCCACGGCCGCTGGACGGTCCTCCCTTTCGGGTCGTCTATGCCGGGGCGTTGTGGCCCTGGCAGGGCGTGGAGGATCTGCTCACGGCCACAGCAAGGGCGGAATGGCCACCGAACGTGGAGCTGCTGGTGATGGGTGCCGGGCCTCTTGCCGATCAGGTACGTGACACGACCGCTCGAGGCCCCGTTCGCTTCCTCGGAGCAGTGGAGCATTCGATGGTCCCACAGCACTTGTCCGGGGCACTGTGCGCGGTCAGTCCCAAGACCTCCCATGCCGCGCACGGGCGCGTCGGGCAGTCGGCAATCAAGGTGTACGAGGCACTGGCGGCCGGCGTGCCAGTGGTCGTGACCGACATCCCGGGCCAGCGCGAACCGGTGGAGGAGTCTGGCGGTGGCGCAGTGGTCCCGGAGGGGCGCCCGGACCGGATCGCAGAAGCGGTGGCTCGGCTGGTGTCGGACTCGGAGGAGCGACAGGCGATGGGCCGCGCGGGGCGGGCCTGGATCGAGCAGGGCAACACCTGGGCTGACCGGATCGCCCTGATCGAGCCCCTGCTGCGGCGGCCAGGCACCAGAGACGCCCGGTGA